The proteins below are encoded in one region of Serratia symbiotica:
- a CDS encoding helix-turn-helix transcriptional regulator codes for MVPQRLKSARLQAGLTQEKLGVLAGIDEATARSRVSQYESGTYTPSFTTMCALARVLNVPECYFYVLDEGFAEKVLLLHVKN; via the coding sequence ATGGTTCCCCAACGACTGAAAAGTGCCCGCCTTCAGGCTGGGCTTACACAAGAGAAACTGGGTGTACTGGCGGGTATTGATGAAGCCACTGCCCGTTCGCGGGTCTCCCAATACGAGAGTGGTACCTACACCCCGTCCTTTACGACTATGTGCGCACTGGCACGTGTACTTAACGTCCCTGAGTGTTATTTCTATGTGCTGGACGAGGGGTTTGCGGAGAAAGTTTTATTGCTTCACGTTAAAAACTGA